The Papaver somniferum cultivar HN1 unplaced genomic scaffold, ASM357369v1 unplaced-scaffold_107, whole genome shotgun sequence genome includes a region encoding these proteins:
- the LOC113328396 gene encoding uncharacterized protein LOC113328396, translating to MEEFNRLLTEFEKKQNFPHSKLDTPAYSGSKLVRVAESVFNDLSQKSRVDESRHVLIYMPKNTVANSMVQNGPISDEDVLVVEHGSFDSRSLNKLGGGESTQAVEKDVSIFENVAYVGVVPSSQSRDMVHSVNKFQPLADGGCEDELPTSSRLEFIDSVLAAEVNGSQNVVGSADGDPKAF from the coding sequence ATGGAGGAATTTAACAGATTGCTAACTgagtttgaaaagaaacaaaattttccGCATTCAAAGTTAGATACTCCCGCTTATTCTGGTTCTAAATTGGTTCGAGTTGCAGAATCGGTATTTAATGATCTGAGTCAAAAATCTCGAGTGGATGAGTCGAGACATGTCTTGATTTACATGCCAAAAAATACTGTGGCAAACTCGATGGTTCAGAATGGTCCAATTTCAGATGAGGATGTTCTCGTGGTGGAGCATGGTTCATTTGACTCTCGAAGTTTAAATAAATTGGGTGGGGGAGAATCTACTCAAGCTGTTGAGAAGGATGTTTCTATTTTTGAGAATGTAGCATATGTAGGTGTTGTTCCCTCTTCTCAGAGTAGAGACATGGTGCACTCTGTCAATAAATTCCAACCTCTTGCTGATGGTGGATGTGAAGATGAACTTCCCACATCATCAAGATTGGAGTTTATAGATAGTGTGTTGGCTGCTGAAGTTAATGGTTCACAAAATGTGGTTGGAAGTGCAGATGGGGATCCCAAGGCATTTTAG
- the LOC113328451 gene encoding (S)-N-methylcoclaurine 3'-hydroxylase-like protein, which produces MEIVTVALIAIVFTTFLYLIVRESSPKGLPPGPKPWPIVGNLLQLGEKPHSQFAQLAETYGDLFTLKLGTQTVVVASTPLAASEVLKTHDRTLCGRYVFQSFRVKKHVENSIVWNECNETWKKLRKVCRTQLFTQKMIENQAEVREIKTMEMVEYLKKNEGIEVKIVEVIFGTLVNMFGNLIFSQDIFKLGDESSGSLEMKQHIWRMLELGNSANPGDYVPLLGSLDLFGQRKDVADCLQGVYGVWGAMLKERKIAKQQINGDTKNDFVDVLLDSGLDDQQINSLLLDMFSAGTETTASTIEWALTELTKNPQVTVNIRSELLSVVGKRTVKESDIPNLPYLQAFVKETLRLHPPTPLLIPRRALETCHVLNYTIPKECQIMVNAWGIGRDPKTWTDPLKFSPDRFLNSSIDFKGNDFELIPFGAGRRICPGVPLATQFISLIVLAVLQNFDWELPKGMDRSQLIMEEKFGLTLQKEPPLYIVLKTRD; this is translated from the exons ATGGAGATTGTCACAGTAGCACTTATAGCAATTGTTTTCACTACTTTCTTATACCTGATTGTTAGAGAATCGAGTCCAAAAGGCTTGCCACCAGGTCCAAAACCCTGGCCAATAGTCGGAAACCTTCTTCAACTTGGTGAGAAACCGCATTCCCAATTTGCCCAACTTGCTGAAACCTATGGAGATCTCTTTACACTCAAACTAGGAACTCAAACAGTTGTTGTAGCTTCAACACCATTAGCAGCCAGTGAGGTTCTAAAAACACATGATCGTACTCTCTGTGGTCGATACGTGTTCCAAAGTTTCCGCGTAAAAAAACATGTTGAGAACTCTATTGTTTGGAATGAATGTAATGAAACATGGAAGAAATTGCGGAAAGTTTGTAGAACACAACTTTTTACACAAAAGATGATTGAAAATCAAGCTGAAGTTAGAGAAATAAAAACAATGGAAATGGTGGAGTACttgaagaaaaatgaaggaatTGAAGTGAAAATTGTTGAAGTTATATTTGGTACATTAGTGAATATGTTTGGTAACTTGATATTTTCACAAGATATTTTTAAGTTGGGTGATGAAAGCAGTGGAAGTCTAGAAATGAAACAACATATATGGAGAATGCTGGAATTAGGAAATTCAGCAAATCCAGGCGATTATGTTCCACTTTTGGGTAGTTTAGACTTGTTTGGACAAAGAAAAGATGTTGCTGATTGTCTTCAAGGGGTTTATGGTGTCTGGGGTGCTATgcttaaagaaagaaaaatagcCAAGCAACAGATTAATGGCGATACGAAGAATGATTTTGTTGATGTTTTGCTTGATTCTGGACTTGATGATCAACAGATCAATTCCTTGCTCTTG GACATGTTCAGTGCGGGAACAGAGACTACTGCATCTACAATAGAATGGGCCTTAACTGAGCTGACAAAAAACCCTCAAGTAACAGTCAATATCCGATCAGAATTGTTGTCTGTGGTAGGAAAGAGGACGGTCAAGGAATCTGACATACCTAACCTGCCATATCTTCAAGCTTTTGTTAAAGAAACTCTGCGGCTTCATCCACCAACTCCGTTGCTAATCCCACGTCGAGCACTTGAGACGTGCCATGTTTTGAACTATACGATCCCAAAAGAGTGTCAAATAATGGTGAACGCCTGGGGAATAGGTAGAGACCCAAAAACGTGGACCGATCCATTGAAGTTTTCACCAGACAGGTTCTTAAACTCGAGCATTGACTTCAAAGGGAACGACTTCGAGTTGATACCATTTGGTGCGGGCAGAAGGATATGCCCTGGGGTGCCCTTGGCAACTCAGTTTATTAGTCTAATTGTGCTTGCTGTCCTCCAGAATTTTGATTGGGAACTACCGAAGGGAATGGATCGTAGCCAACTGATCATGGAAGAGAAATTTGGGTTGACACTGCAGAAAGAACCACCTCTCTATATTGTTCTTAAAACTCGGGATTAA
- the LOC113328016 gene encoding uncharacterized protein LOC113328016, whose product MAIALPEHEGEETKNKELPWAMPRILIDGGSSVEILFYETFKQMGLKDECLVPSTYNIFGFNRSSTRPKGEVTLEIRVAKILTLTTFWVVDVLSPYTAIVGRSWVNEIKGVASTYHQMLRFPTPDGVAEIIGYLVEAKYCYEIEVQYGENKINSPRA is encoded by the coding sequence ATGGCCATCGCACTACCCGAGCACGAGGGAGAGGAGACAAAAAACAAGGAACTTCCATGGGCGATGCCAAGAATCTTGATCGATGGCGGCAGTTCTGTGGAGATCTTATTCTATGAAACATTTAAACAAATGGGTCTCAAAGACGAATGTCTCGTACCCTCCACTTACAACATATTTGGCTTCAACAGGTCATCAACCCGCCCAAAGGGTGAGGTAACGTTAGAAATCCGGGTGGCAAAGATCCTCACCCTAACCACCTTCTGGGTGGTAGATGTACTATCACCTTACACAGCCATTGTGGGACGATCCTGGGTCAACGAAATCAAAGGAGTGGCCTCGACTTATCATCAAATGCTAAGATTTCCTACGCCTGATGGAGTGGCAGAAATCATTGGATATCTTGTCGAAGCAAAATACTGCTACGAGATAGAAGTTCAATACGGAGAGAACAAAATAAACTCTCCAAGAGCATAA